CCGGAAGAGACGGCGCAGGTATTCCGGGACGGCTGGCTGCGCACAGGGGATTACGTATATCAGGACCGGCAGATGCATCTGCGCCTGGCCGGACGCGCGGGCAGCATGATCAAGAGCGGGGGACTCAAGGTGTTCCCGGAAGAAGTGGAAGCCGTGCTGCTTCGCCATCCGGATATCCGGGAGGCGATGGTGTTCGGCATACCGGATGAACGCTGGGGGGAGCAGGTAACGTTACTGATACAGTGGCAGGGTCAGGAACGGCTTACGCTCGATGAGATTCGGAAGTATTGCCGCCCCTATCTGGCCAGCTATAAGCTGCCTAAGCAGCTGATTAGCGTGGAGGAATTCAGCTACACCGGTTCCGGCAAAATCGCCCGCCAGCTCATGAAGAACCGCGCGGTAGTGGGGTTGACATGAAGAAGGCCGCGCAGGAAGAAGTTTCGCACAGGCTCGTTTTTGACCGGGTAGACTTTGCTTACCGGAGAGGGCAGCCGGTATATATTGCGGGAACAGTTCTGGCGGGAGGACAGCTCCGACGAAACCGCTCGATCTGGACCGCATTCTTGTGGCGCAACAGGCCAGAGGGTATGATATCAAGGATACCAAAGGCCTTAACCGGGTACAGGCTTACATCCAATTAGTGATTCCGCTGCTCGTCACCACCCTTGCGCGGGTGCTGACATATGCACGGATGGATTATGCAGCCGGCGGGATTATGCTTGCGTATGTTCTGCTGGGAATTCTGCTAGAGAGATGAGGAGATAGAGCTTGAACAGAACAGCCATACTGGAGCGGCTTCAGTCAGAGCTGCACGAAGGCAACCACATTATCGGCGTCTCGACAGGGACGGGAATTACGGCCAAGGTTGCCGCTGACAGCGGAGCAGACTTCATTCTTATGCTGAACTCCGGCAAGTTCCGGCAGATGGGGAGAAGCTCTCTGGCGGGGTTCCTGCCCTTCTGCAACAGCAATGAGATGGTGATGGATTTTGCCTCGAAGGAGATTGTGCCGCTGGTGAGAGACACTCCGGTGCTGTTCGGACTGAATGCGAATGATCCAACGAGAGAGATGTCCCTTTATATAGAAGAGATCAAGAACAGAGGCTTCGCGGGAGTGAATAATTATCCGACAGTCGGCTTGATCGACGGGGCGTTCAGAGAGGCATTGGAGGAAGACGGCATCAGCTATGACAGGGAGGTGGAGGCTATACGTCTGGCTCATCAGCAGGAGCTGTTCACGGTGGCCTTCGTCTTCGACGAAGCCCAAGCGGTCCAGATGGCTGAAGCGGGGGCAGATGTGATCTGTGTGCATCTCGGCCTAACCGTAGGCGGATTGCTGGGGGCACGGAAGGTGGTCTCTCTGGAAGCTGCCAAGGCGAAGGCACTGCGCATTCTCACTGCCTGCGGTGAGGTTAAGCCTGAAGTCATTAAGATGATCTACGGCGGCCCGGTCAAGACTCCGGTTGATGTCCAGTATATGTACAGCAATAATACGCAGATTATGGGCTACATTGGCGGCTCTGCCTTTGAACGGATCCCCTCCGAGCAGTCGATTACGGCCATTACCCGCGATTTCAAGCGCCTGGGCAAGCTGGATGAAGATGATCTCATGGTCAAAATGCTCAGCGGCATCACCCGGCATTACGATTACGTAGAATTCGTCAAAGAGTATGTCGCCCAGAATTACAGCGAGGAAGTAGTGTTCGCGGATCTGGCCAAGGTGGCGCATGTGTCGCGCAGTTATCTGAGCAGCTTGTTTAAAAAGGAAGTGGGCTGCAGCTTCCAGAACTATCTGGTCGGCTTCCGTATGCAAAAGGCTGCCATACTGCTCCAGGCCCCGCACCTGCAATTATCCGAGGTGTCCGCAATGGCCGGCTACCCTGACTATGCCCAGTTCAGCAGAATGTTCAAAAAGCTCATGGGCTGTTCGCCCAAGCAGTACAAATCTAACCTAAACACAAAAACATAGGACATAAAAGCGTTTTCATCCATAAACATCCCCGGTATGATGAATCTATGATTCGTATACGAGGAGGCAGGAGAATGAAGACAATCGCCATAGCTGGAACGTTTGATACGAAGGGTGAGGAGTACCTGTACATCAAGAAGCTTGCAGAGGAGCTGGGCCTCAGAGCCCTGATGATCCATACCGGTGTATTCGAGCCAGCCTTTCAACCCGATGTGTCTAACCGGGAGGTCGCATCCGCCGCAGGGATGGAGCTGGACGAGCTTGCCGCGAAGAAGGACCGGGCGTTAGCTACAGAAGTGTTGTCCAAAGGTCTGGAGCAGCTCGTTCCCCGGTTATACCAGGAGGGGAAATTTGACGGCATCATATCCTTCGGGGGCACCGGCGGAACTTCACTGGTTGCCCCTGCCATGAGAGCCTTGCCGATCGGCGTACCGAAGGTGCTGGTATCCACGGTTGCCTCCGGAAATACCGCCCCTTATGTCGGGACCAGCGATATTATGATGATTCCGTCTGTGGTGGATGTCTCAGGCCTCAATTCGATCTCGACGAGAATATTCAGCAATGCGATGTTTGCCATCGCGGGCATGCTCCTGTTCGAAGCAGACTATGAACCGGAGAAAAAGCCGCTGGTCGCAGCCACCATGTTCGGAGTGACCACACCGTGTGTGACCGAAGCGCGCAAATACCTGGAGGAGCGCGGCTACGAGGTGCTGGTATTCCATGCTACCGGAATCGGCGGACAATCGATGGAGGCGCTGATCGAAGCGGGCTTCATTGAAGGGGTGCTGGACTTAACCACCACCGAATGGGCAGATGAACTGGTCGGCGGCGTCTTGAACGCAGGACCGCACCGCCTGGAGGCCGCAGGCCGCAACCGTATTCCGCAGGTCGTCTCGGTAGGCGCCCTGGATATGTGCAACTTCGGCCCGGCGGATACCGTACCGGAGAAGTTCAAGGATCGCAAATTCTATCATCATAACCCGACCGTTACGCTGATGCGGACGACCGTGGAGGAGAATGAACAGCTCGGCAGGAAGCTGGCCGAGAAGCTCAATATGGCAACGGAGAGTACGGTGCTTATGCTGCCGCTTGGCGGTATTTCGGCGATTGATGTGGAGGGTCAGCCCTTCTACGGCCCTGAAGAGGACCGGATGTTGTTCGATACCCTGCGCCGGCAGGTGGACTGCTCAAGAGTTGAACTGATCGAAATGGACCTGGCGATTAATGATCCGGCCTTTGCCGAGGCCGCAGCCCGGAAGCTGATTGATCTCATGCAGGCCGCGAAGGCCTGAAACCCACAATAAGGAGGAGCTACTAATGAATAAGCAGACCAGAGCTGAGATTATGGATAGATTCAAGCAAGAGGTGAAGGCGGGTAATATTCTTCTCGGTGTCGGGGCAGGCACGGGGATTACCGCTAAGAGCAGTGAAGCAGGCGGAGCGGATATGCTGATTGTGTACAATTCCGGCCGTTACAGAATGGCGGGACGCGGTTCACTGGCAGGCTTGCTGTCGTATGGCGACGCCAATCAGATTGTGGTGGAGATGGGTTCGGAGGTGCTACCTGTCGTCAAGGATACGCCCGTTCTGGCAGGGGTATGCGGCACCGACCCGTTCCGGGTGATGG
This genomic interval from Paenibacillus sp. FSL H8-0332 contains the following:
- a CDS encoding phosphoenolpyruvate hydrolase family protein, with translation MNRTAILERLQSELHEGNHIIGVSTGTGITAKVAADSGADFILMLNSGKFRQMGRSSLAGFLPFCNSNEMVMDFASKEIVPLVRDTPVLFGLNANDPTREMSLYIEEIKNRGFAGVNNYPTVGLIDGAFREALEEDGISYDREVEAIRLAHQQELFTVAFVFDEAQAVQMAEAGADVICVHLGLTVGGLLGARKVVSLEAAKAKALRILTACGEVKPEVIKMIYGGPVKTPVDVQYMYSNNTQIMGYIGGSAFERIPSEQSITAITRDFKRLGKLDEDDLMVKMLSGITRHYDYVEFVKEYVAQNYSEEVVFADLAKVAHVSRSYLSSLFKKEVGCSFQNYLVGFRMQKAAILLQAPHLQLSEVSAMAGYPDYAQFSRMFKKLMGCSPKQYKSNLNTKT
- a CDS encoding Tm-1-like ATP-binding domain-containing protein; its protein translation is MKTIAIAGTFDTKGEEYLYIKKLAEELGLRALMIHTGVFEPAFQPDVSNREVASAAGMELDELAAKKDRALATEVLSKGLEQLVPRLYQEGKFDGIISFGGTGGTSLVAPAMRALPIGVPKVLVSTVASGNTAPYVGTSDIMMIPSVVDVSGLNSISTRIFSNAMFAIAGMLLFEADYEPEKKPLVAATMFGVTTPCVTEARKYLEERGYEVLVFHATGIGGQSMEALIEAGFIEGVLDLTTTEWADELVGGVLNAGPHRLEAAGRNRIPQVVSVGALDMCNFGPADTVPEKFKDRKFYHHNPTVTLMRTTVEENEQLGRKLAEKLNMATESTVLMLPLGGISAIDVEGQPFYGPEEDRMLFDTLRRQVDCSRVELIEMDLAINDPAFAEAAARKLIDLMQAAKA